In a single window of the Halomicroarcula saliterrae genome:
- a CDS encoding DUF488 domain-containing protein codes for MSGAVRETYAAAIQHDLTDLDGEETLVGVVREPTGWFHAAVDENVPELGPPKPLLDETKQRAEDLQMQGLCEEGAHNAAWDETEFERRYGTYLTRDDDAQRAVEELAARVRGGETVALVCFEGDRKRCHRTLLQERLRERIDEA; via the coding sequence ATGAGCGGGGCCGTCCGCGAGACGTACGCCGCGGCGATACAGCACGACCTGACCGACCTCGACGGCGAGGAGACGCTCGTCGGCGTGGTCCGCGAGCCGACGGGCTGGTTCCACGCCGCCGTCGACGAGAACGTCCCCGAACTCGGACCGCCGAAACCGCTGCTCGACGAGACGAAACAGCGCGCCGAGGACCTGCAGATGCAGGGGCTCTGTGAGGAGGGTGCCCACAACGCCGCCTGGGACGAGACGGAGTTCGAGCGCCGCTACGGGACGTATCTGACCCGAGACGACGACGCACAGCGGGCGGTCGAAGAGCTGGCCGCGCGGGTTCGGGGCGGTGAGACGGTCGCCCTCGTCTGTTTCGAGGGGGACCGAAAGCGCTGTCACCGGACGCTGCTGCAGGAGCGACTCCGCGAGCGGATCGACGAGGCCTGA
- a CDS encoding PLP-dependent cysteine synthase family protein, protein MHETVHDSIADAIGSPLVSVAAPEGATVAAKVESFNPGGSAKDRPARFMIERAEADGVINPGDTLVEPTSGNTGIGMAMVAAAKGYDVVLVMPSSKSPERRQIMKAYGADIELVEGDITAAKDRADELTDRDGAVQLRQFENPANPRAHYETTGEEIIEQVGDRTVDALVAGVGTGGTITGTGRRLREAFPDIDVVAVEPAGNAVLSGMEPGTGEDSFQGMGPGFVSDNLDVDLLDDVKTVELDDAEAECRRLAREEGILVGQSSGASNLAARDVAGELLDAGVTDPLVVTVYWDSGERYMSTGMFD, encoded by the coding sequence ATGCACGAGACAGTTCACGATTCTATCGCCGACGCCATCGGCTCGCCGCTGGTGTCGGTCGCCGCTCCCGAGGGCGCGACGGTGGCCGCGAAGGTCGAGTCGTTCAACCCCGGCGGCTCCGCGAAAGACCGCCCGGCGCGGTTCATGATAGAACGCGCCGAGGCCGACGGCGTCATCAACCCGGGCGATACGCTCGTCGAGCCGACCAGCGGCAACACCGGTATCGGGATGGCGATGGTCGCCGCGGCGAAGGGGTACGACGTGGTGCTGGTGATGCCGTCCTCGAAGTCGCCCGAACGCCGCCAGATTATGAAAGCCTACGGGGCCGACATCGAGCTGGTCGAGGGCGACATCACCGCCGCCAAGGACCGCGCGGACGAGCTCACCGACCGCGACGGCGCCGTCCAGCTGCGCCAGTTCGAGAACCCGGCGAACCCGCGGGCCCACTACGAGACCACCGGCGAGGAGATCATCGAACAGGTCGGCGACCGGACCGTCGACGCGCTGGTCGCGGGCGTGGGCACCGGCGGGACGATAACGGGCACCGGCCGGCGGCTCCGCGAGGCGTTCCCGGACATCGACGTCGTCGCGGTCGAACCGGCCGGCAACGCCGTGCTCTCCGGGATGGAGCCGGGCACCGGCGAGGACAGCTTCCAGGGGATGGGGCCGGGCTTCGTCAGCGACAACCTCGACGTGGACCTGCTGGACGACGTGAAGACCGTCGAACTCGACGACGCAGAGGCCGAGTGTCGCCGCCTCGCCCGCGAGGAGGGTATCCTCGTCGGGCAGTCCTCTGGCGCGTCGAACCTCGCCGCCCGCGACGTCGCGGGCGAACTGCTCGATGCGGGCGTGACGGACCCGCTGGTCGTCACCGTCTACTGGGACAGCGGCGAGCGGTACATGTCGACCGGGATGTTCGACTAG
- the purD gene encoding phosphoribosylamine--glycine ligase, which translates to MTETVLLVGGGGREHAIARSLADSDAELYACAGNRNPGIVDLADGFETLETTNPSAVTSYAEDVDATLAVVGPEAPLAAGVADALDEAGVYAFGPQADEARIETDKAFQRRFMAENDIPGCPDFETFDDMDAACDYIDEYDGDLAVKPAGLTGGKGVRVIGDQCTAEEAKAYLRDSDYDRVVLEERLVGEEFTVQAFVANGQLRVTPAVQDHKRAYEGDEGPNTGGMGSYTDASLELPFMSEGDYDDAVDVLRATVDALDGYKGVLYGQFMLTETGPRVVEFNARFGDPEAMNTLPVLNTDFLDVLTAARDEVSIPQLSFQPKATVCKYAVPDGYPTDPEAGAKVTIDAENAGEALLYYASVDDREDGIYTTTSRSYAVVGIADTIGEAEAIAESALERAGTEGLRVRHDIGKADLVQQRIDHMDEIRD; encoded by the coding sequence ATGACAGAGACAGTGCTGCTCGTGGGTGGCGGCGGCCGCGAACACGCTATCGCGCGCTCGCTCGCCGATTCCGACGCGGAGCTCTACGCCTGTGCCGGCAACCGCAACCCCGGTATCGTCGACCTTGCCGACGGGTTCGAGACGCTGGAGACGACGAACCCCTCGGCCGTGACCAGCTACGCCGAGGACGTCGACGCCACGCTGGCCGTCGTCGGTCCGGAGGCCCCCCTCGCGGCCGGCGTCGCCGACGCGCTCGACGAGGCCGGCGTCTACGCCTTCGGGCCGCAGGCCGACGAGGCCCGCATCGAGACGGACAAGGCGTTCCAGCGCCGCTTCATGGCCGAGAACGACATCCCCGGCTGTCCCGACTTCGAGACCTTCGACGACATGGACGCGGCCTGCGACTACATCGACGAGTACGACGGCGACCTCGCGGTCAAGCCCGCCGGCCTCACCGGCGGCAAAGGTGTCCGGGTCATCGGCGACCAGTGCACCGCCGAGGAAGCGAAGGCGTACCTCCGGGATTCGGACTACGACCGCGTGGTGCTGGAGGAGCGGCTGGTCGGCGAGGAGTTCACCGTCCAGGCGTTCGTCGCCAACGGCCAGCTCCGGGTCACGCCGGCGGTACAGGACCACAAGCGCGCCTACGAGGGCGACGAGGGGCCGAACACCGGCGGGATGGGGAGCTACACCGACGCCAGCCTCGAACTGCCGTTCATGTCCGAGGGCGACTACGACGACGCCGTCGACGTGCTCCGGGCGACCGTGGACGCGCTGGACGGCTACAAGGGCGTGCTCTACGGCCAGTTCATGCTGACTGAGACCGGCCCGCGCGTCGTCGAGTTCAACGCCCGTTTCGGTGACCCAGAGGCGATGAACACGCTCCCAGTCCTGAACACCGACTTCCTCGACGTGCTCACCGCCGCCCGAGACGAGGTCTCGATTCCCCAGCTCTCCTTCCAGCCGAAAGCGACCGTCTGCAAGTACGCCGTCCCCGACGGCTACCCGACGGACCCCGAGGCCGGGGCGAAAGTGACTATCGACGCCGAGAACGCCGGCGAGGCGCTCCTGTACTACGCCTCCGTCGACGACCGCGAGGACGGCATCTACACGACGACGTCCCGTTCGTACGCCGTCGTGGGCATCGCCGACACCATCGGTGAGGCCGAGGCGATCGCGGAGAGCGCCCTCGAACGGGCCGGTACCGAGGGCCTGCGCGTGCGCCACGACATCGGCAAAGCCGACCTCGTCCAGCAGCGCATCGACCACATGGACGAGATTCGGGACTAG
- a CDS encoding thioredoxin domain-containing protein → MSDDADPTSRNRLDEAESPYLRQHADNPVNWQPWDQRALDAAKERDVPIFLSIGYAACHWCHVMEEESFQDEDIAATLNENFVPVKVDREERPDLDSVYMSICQQVTGGGGWPLSAWLTPEGEPFYVGTYFPPEEKRGQPGFGDLLDRLSDSWSDPEQRSEMENRARQWTDAIESDLEQVGDPGDPDENLVQTAAKIAHRGADRDHGGWGSGGPKFPQTGRIHALLRAHADGEAPRASGTSSGARSDSREEGHEDYLTVVEQTLNAMADRGLYDHVGGGFHRYSTDMQWAVPHFEKMLYDNAEIPRAFLAGYQAIGNERYASVVRETFDFVQRELQHEDGGFFSTLDAVSRPPSDPDGDTEEGAFYVWTPEQVHDAVSDERAADIFCEYFGITERGNFEGATVLGVRKPVDVLAEEHEMDEAGVTETLQTALDEAFEAREERPRPARDEKILAGWNGLMISTLAEGAVVLDDAYADVAADALGFVREQLWDESRQRLSRRYKDGDVAIDGYLEDYAFLGRGAFDLYQATGDVDYLDFALDLADAVTEAFWDAEAETLYFTPTGGESLVARPQELTDQSTPSSTGVAASLLLELDHFRGDDRFGEVAEKVVRTHADRTSANPLQHASLTLATDTYEQGSLELTLVCDPADPPAEWTATLADRYVPRRLLAWRPADEGAFESWLDTLGLAEAPPIWAGRDADGESTVYACRNFACSPPKHGLEAALDWGEN, encoded by the coding sequence ATGAGCGACGACGCCGACCCCACGTCCCGAAATCGACTCGACGAGGCCGAGAGCCCCTATCTGCGCCAGCACGCCGACAACCCGGTCAACTGGCAGCCGTGGGACCAGCGGGCCCTCGACGCGGCGAAAGAGCGCGACGTGCCTATCTTCCTCTCTATCGGCTACGCCGCGTGTCACTGGTGTCACGTCATGGAGGAGGAGAGCTTCCAGGACGAGGATATCGCCGCGACGCTCAACGAGAACTTCGTCCCCGTCAAGGTCGACCGGGAGGAACGGCCCGACCTCGATAGCGTCTACATGAGCATCTGCCAGCAGGTGACCGGGGGCGGCGGGTGGCCGCTGTCGGCGTGGCTCACGCCCGAGGGCGAGCCGTTCTACGTCGGGACCTACTTCCCACCCGAGGAGAAGCGCGGCCAGCCCGGCTTCGGTGACCTGCTCGACCGGCTCTCGGACTCCTGGTCGGACCCCGAGCAGCGGTCGGAGATGGAGAACCGGGCCCGGCAGTGGACTGACGCGATCGAGAGCGACCTCGAACAGGTGGGCGACCCCGGGGACCCCGACGAGAACCTCGTTCAGACGGCGGCGAAGATAGCCCACCGCGGCGCGGACCGCGACCACGGCGGCTGGGGGTCGGGCGGGCCGAAGTTCCCCCAGACCGGGCGGATTCACGCCCTGTTGCGCGCGCATGCGGACGGCGAGGCGCCACGCGCTTCGGGCACGTCGAGCGGGGCGCGAAGCGACTCGCGAGAGGAGGGGCACGAGGACTATCTCACCGTCGTCGAACAGACGCTGAACGCCATGGCCGACCGGGGGCTGTACGACCACGTCGGCGGCGGGTTCCACCGCTACTCGACCGACATGCAGTGGGCGGTGCCCCACTTCGAGAAGATGCTGTACGACAACGCCGAGATTCCCCGCGCCTTCCTCGCGGGGTATCAGGCCATCGGCAACGAGCGGTACGCCTCCGTCGTCCGGGAGACGTTCGACTTCGTCCAGCGGGAACTCCAGCACGAGGACGGTGGCTTCTTCAGCACGCTCGACGCGGTCAGTCGACCCCCGTCCGACCCCGATGGGGACACCGAGGAGGGCGCCTTCTACGTCTGGACGCCCGAGCAGGTCCACGACGCCGTGAGCGACGAGCGGGCGGCGGACATCTTCTGTGAGTACTTCGGTATCACCGAGCGCGGGAACTTCGAGGGGGCGACGGTGCTGGGCGTGCGCAAGCCCGTCGACGTGCTCGCAGAGGAGCACGAGATGGACGAGGCGGGGGTCACTGAGACGCTTCAGACAGCGCTCGACGAGGCCTTCGAGGCCCGCGAGGAGCGCCCGCGGCCCGCCCGGGACGAGAAGATTCTGGCCGGCTGGAACGGGCTGATGATATCGACGCTCGCGGAGGGGGCCGTCGTGCTCGACGACGCCTACGCCGACGTGGCCGCCGATGCACTGGGGTTCGTCCGCGAGCAGCTGTGGGACGAATCCCGGCAGCGGCTCTCCCGCCGGTACAAGGACGGCGACGTGGCCATCGACGGCTATCTGGAGGACTACGCGTTCCTCGGCCGTGGGGCCTTCGACCTCTATCAGGCCACCGGCGATGTCGACTACCTCGACTTCGCGCTCGACCTGGCCGACGCCGTCACCGAGGCGTTCTGGGACGCCGAGGCGGAGACGCTGTATTTCACCCCGACGGGCGGCGAATCACTGGTCGCGCGGCCACAGGAACTGACCGACCAGTCGACCCCGTCGAGCACGGGCGTGGCCGCCTCGCTCCTGCTGGAACTCGACCACTTCCGCGGGGACGACCGCTTCGGCGAAGTGGCCGAGAAAGTCGTCCGGACCCACGCCGACCGCACCTCGGCGAACCCGCTGCAACACGCCTCGCTCACGCTCGCGACGGACACCTACGAACAGGGGTCGCTGGAACTCACGCTGGTCTGTGACCCCGCCGACCCGCCGGCCGAGTGGACCGCGACCCTGGCCGACCGGTACGTCCCGCGGCGGCTGCTGGCGTGGCGACCGGCCGACGAGGGGGCCTTCGAGTCGTGGCTCGACACGCTCGGGCTGGCCGAAGCGCCGCCCATCTGGGCCGGCCGGGACGCCGACGGCGAGTCTACCGTCTACGCCTGCCGGAACTTCGCCTGCTCACCGCCGAAACACGGGCTCGAAGCGGCGCTGGACTGGGGCGAAAACTAG
- a CDS encoding acyltransferase, giving the protein MSDATEPDETPSETDAERRHDRLDRVATPGPRNSLFPWPDAKGRLQIVVNYVVILVCRVSPSLRLKNWLLGRLGVTVGEGVAWGLESTPDVFWPELITVEDDAIIGYDATLLCHEFLQDEYRTGEVVVGERAMVGAGAIVLPGVEIGADAQVAANSLVVADVAPGETVAGVPAEPLGSD; this is encoded by the coding sequence GTGAGCGACGCGACAGAGCCGGACGAGACACCGTCAGAGACGGACGCCGAGCGCAGGCACGACCGACTGGACCGCGTCGCGACCCCCGGGCCGCGCAACTCGCTGTTTCCCTGGCCGGACGCGAAGGGACGGCTGCAGATAGTAGTCAACTACGTGGTCATCCTCGTCTGTCGCGTCTCGCCGAGTCTCAGACTGAAAAACTGGCTCCTGGGTCGTCTCGGCGTGACCGTCGGCGAGGGGGTCGCGTGGGGGCTGGAGTCGACCCCGGACGTGTTCTGGCCCGAGCTCATCACCGTCGAGGACGACGCCATCATCGGCTACGACGCGACCCTGCTCTGTCACGAGTTCCTGCAGGACGAGTACCGCACCGGCGAGGTCGTCGTCGGCGAGCGGGCGATGGTCGGGGCGGGCGCTATCGTCCTGCCGGGCGTCGAAATCGGCGCGGACGCACAGGTCGCGGCGAACTCGCTCGTGGTCGCGGACGTGGCGCCCGGCGAGACCGTGGCCGGGGTTCCGGCGGAGCCACTCGGGAGCGACTAG
- a CDS encoding helix-turn-helix transcriptional regulator, giving the protein MVSVPDTADIVARRRDVLRVLSTPLTKPELVEQLSISRSTVDRAIDDLTADSLVTREGSAYVTTYAGRQALSAYDGFLDRLDALTRAQPVLDALPPEIDIDPAVLHGATVVESTMATPQAPIEAATALGTGATTLRATGPSVTPQYIDEVAELVEDDDDTELVLTTEVFEAFSSTYDDICGEFSAADNMALYVTDETMPYALWIAEKPEGTVSGIIVHTENGVRGAIHNDTETMNEWTESKYAAFKRNADRVD; this is encoded by the coding sequence ATGGTTTCGGTACCCGACACTGCAGACATCGTCGCCAGGCGACGTGACGTCCTTCGGGTGCTCTCCACACCGCTCACGAAGCCCGAGCTCGTCGAGCAGCTGTCTATCTCCCGTTCGACAGTCGACAGAGCGATCGACGACCTGACCGCGGATTCACTCGTCACCCGGGAGGGAAGTGCCTACGTGACCACCTACGCCGGCCGACAGGCGCTCTCGGCCTACGACGGGTTTCTCGACCGCCTCGACGCGCTCACGCGGGCCCAGCCAGTCCTCGATGCGTTGCCCCCGGAGATCGATATCGACCCCGCCGTCCTCCACGGTGCGACCGTCGTGGAGTCGACGATGGCGACCCCGCAAGCGCCCATCGAAGCGGCGACGGCGCTTGGCACCGGCGCGACGACGCTGCGGGCGACCGGTCCCTCGGTGACACCCCAGTACATCGACGAGGTCGCCGAACTCGTCGAGGACGACGACGACACCGAACTGGTGTTGACCACCGAGGTCTTCGAGGCGTTCTCCTCGACGTACGACGACATCTGCGGGGAGTTCTCGGCGGCCGACAACATGGCGCTGTACGTCACCGACGAGACGATGCCGTACGCGCTCTGGATCGCCGAGAAACCCGAAGGGACCGTAAGCGGCATCATCGTCCACACGGAGAACGGCGTCCGCGGCGCCATTCACAACGACACCGAGACGATGAACGAGTGGACGGAATCGAAGTACGCGGCGTTCAAACGGAACGCCGACCGCGTCGACTAG
- a CDS encoding thioredoxin, translated as MSETGRLETMEPNPVWVRDAYADTVDTLARYRTELDYHIWGGDWCKDCRAQLPDFGAALEAAEVPDARIHHYPTEKQDDGSKTGPGVEEYGIEYIPTVVVEYAPRSGDTSQAVEEIARFVEEEPVPIAVHLADQIESAMA; from the coding sequence ATGAGCGAGACCGGACGCCTCGAAACGATGGAACCGAACCCGGTGTGGGTGCGAGACGCATACGCCGATACGGTGGACACCCTCGCCCGCTACCGGACCGAACTCGACTACCACATCTGGGGCGGCGACTGGTGCAAGGACTGCCGCGCACAGCTCCCCGACTTCGGCGCCGCGCTGGAGGCTGCGGAGGTTCCGGACGCCAGAATTCACCACTACCCGACCGAGAAGCAAGACGACGGCTCGAAGACCGGTCCCGGCGTCGAGGAGTACGGTATCGAGTACATCCCGACTGTCGTCGTCGAGTACGCGCCACGGAGCGGCGACACGTCGCAAGCAGTCGAGGAGATCGCCCGCTTCGTCGAGGAGGAACCGGTCCCCATCGCGGTCCATCTCGCCGACCAGATCGAGTCGGCGATGGCCTAG